The window TGTCGAGGCGGTCGAGCCGGGGGCCAGCCCCAGTGTCTGGTTCCAGGTGGAGGACCTTGACTCGGCCCTCGGCCGGGCGGCGGCCCTGGGAGGGGCTGTCGTCAGCCCACGGCAGGACGTCCCCAACGTCGGCTGGTCCGCCCAGGTCGCCGACCCCGACGGTAACCGGGTCGGCCTCGTCCAGTACGCGTAGCGGGTGGGTGCCCCGTCGCCAAAGCTTCTGGTGGTGGAGTACCATCAGCCCGTACCCAAGAGTCGCTCCGGCGGCCACCAAGCGGGATCGAACGATCATGAATCAGTGAGCACAACCTCGTCGCTCGCCGAACACGGCGTCAGCGAACTCACCGGCTTTCTTCCCGAGAAAGCCCCCCTCCTGTCCCTACCATCCGCGTTTGCCGCGTGGGAATCTCTTGCCAGCAAACTGCCCAAGTACCTGATGTCCGACGGGTTCCGAGGGTTCGTCGAGGGCCTCCCCGAGTTTCCCCTGGACCAACTCCGGACTCCCGAGGAATATGAGCGCGCCATGGTGCTGCTCAGCTACCTCGGCCATGCGTACGTGTGGTGCGGGCCCAAGGCGGCGGAGCGGATACCTGCCGTGCTCGCCGTGCCCTGGCATGCCGTGGCAAAGCGACTGGGGCGGCCCCCGGTGCTGAGCTATGCCAGCTACTGCCTCCACAACTACCACCGCCTCGACCCGGCCAGAGACCTAGAAGCCGGCAACCTCGCTTTGGGGCAGAGCTTCCTCGGCGGGGCCGACGAGGAGTGGTTCGTCATCGTCCACATCGACATCGAAAAGCGGGCCGCGCCCGGCCTGAGGGAACTCCTTCCCGGGCAGGAGGCGGTCGCGGCC of the Fimbriimonadaceae bacterium genome contains:
- a CDS encoding VOC family protein, with the protein product MNTVCHIEFDVTDVARAQAFYKGLFGWTFRAFTDSMVVFGVGDQHIGGLQRVEAVEPGASPSVWFQVEDLDSALGRAAALGGAVVSPRQDVPNVGWSAQVADPDGNRVGLVQYA